The Clostridium chauvoei genome has a window encoding:
- a CDS encoding GntR family transcriptional regulator has protein sequence MLINLDMTSTVPIYVQLRNEIVMGIGRGELVAGQGLPTVRQLAEDIGINTMTVNKAYNILRNEGYIEIDRRHGAKINTNLDMSQGFKEKMEQELELIIVESGLRGIGYEDFIKMCKEIFGNMEGLKVIEKEGW, from the coding sequence ATGTTGATAAATTTAGATATGACTAGTACTGTTCCAATTTACGTTCAATTACGTAATGAAATTGTTATGGGAATAGGAAGAGGGGAGTTAGTTGCTGGACAGGGGCTTCCCACAGTAAGACAATTAGCAGAAGATATTGGAATAAATACTATGACTGTAAATAAGGCATATAATATTTTGAGGAATGAAGGATATATAGAAATAGATAGAAGACATGGAGCAAAAATAAATACTAATTTAGACATGAGTCAAGGATTTAAAGAGAAAATGGAACAAGAGCTTGAACTTATAATTGTAGAGTCAGGGCTTCGAGGTATTGGATATGAGGATTTTATTAAGATGTGTAAAGAGATATTTGGAAATATGGAAGGTTTAAAAGTTATTGAAAAAGAAGGGTGGTAG
- a CDS encoding PH domain-containing protein — protein sequence MRIILLFTGAILLISFYINNQSAAKNNNNILLGVTMPFEGIKNKKVLKIILDYKNENIKFTTLSFVVLLPILFMSYISFQFLYLFLWVLVIIYGSNRVFLKYNYKLKELKRKNNWFISKKYLLTIDTEVSRMKDKMPISWLWFIPSIIISIMPIGFSLINRKILGTPDIVISLTSIITTVIFIILHRIYSKKSTEVFSEDSKVNLACNTIYKRTWTLGFIIAATIQSISYLLIFLLTILGEINILLFSLVVIIPVLIILLGVYFINDKIRVEKNRLIRTSENPIYVDNDEYWKNGEYNNPNDYRTMVEKRVGYGMTYNMATKKGKIMTYGSYVFGILISVILIFMFFIFDFSKITLTINNNLVKISAPIYGTTFNIEDIQDITKVDNINKGIKTNGIGTDRYSLGHYNIDDYGNSLLYIYSKNPPYIVIKLKDKNLFINGKSKDETEIYYNDLINKWKH from the coding sequence ATGAGAATAATTTTATTATTTACAGGAGCAATTTTGTTAATTTCATTTTATATTAATAATCAATCAGCTGCTAAAAACAATAATAATATTTTACTTGGAGTAACAATGCCTTTTGAAGGAATTAAAAATAAAAAAGTATTAAAAATTATACTAGATTATAAAAATGAAAATATTAAATTTACTACTTTAAGTTTTGTAGTTCTTCTTCCTATATTATTTATGTCATATATTTCATTTCAATTTTTATATTTATTTTTATGGGTGTTAGTAATAATATATGGTAGTAATAGGGTATTTTTAAAATACAATTATAAACTTAAAGAGTTAAAAAGAAAGAATAACTGGTTTATATCAAAGAAATATTTATTAACTATAGACACTGAAGTTTCAAGAATGAAAGATAAAATGCCAATTTCATGGTTATGGTTTATTCCAAGTATAATTATTTCAATTATGCCTATAGGTTTTTCTTTAATTAATAGAAAAATACTAGGAACTCCTGATATTGTTATATCATTGACATCTATTATAACTACTGTAATTTTCATTATATTGCATAGAATATATTCTAAAAAAAGTACAGAAGTTTTTAGTGAAGATTCTAAGGTGAATTTAGCTTGTAATACAATATATAAAAGAACCTGGACTTTAGGATTTATTATAGCTGCAACTATTCAAAGTATAAGTTATTTATTAATATTTTTATTAACAATATTAGGGGAAATAAATATCTTATTATTTAGTTTAGTTGTTATCATACCTGTATTAATAATATTATTAGGTGTATATTTTATTAATGATAAGATACGAGTAGAAAAGAATAGATTAATTAGAACTTCTGAAAATCCAATATATGTAGATAATGATGAGTATTGGAAAAATGGTGAATATAACAATCCTAATGATTATAGAACTATGGTAGAAAAGCGAGTAGGTTATGGTATGACTTATAATATGGCGACTAAAAAGGGGAAAATAATGACTTATGGATCATATGTGTTTGGAATACTTATATCTGTTATTTTAATATTTATGTTTTTTATATTTGATTTTAGTAAAATTACTTTAACAATTAATAATAATTTAGTTAAAATATCTGCACCTATATATGGAACAACTTTTAATATTGAAGATATTCAGGATATAACTAAAGTAGATAATATAAATAAAGGTATTAAAACTAATGGGATTGGAACTGATAGATATAGTTTAGGTCATTATAATATAGATGATTATGGAAATTCATTGTTATATATATATTCTAAAAATCCACCGTATATAGTAATTAAACTTAAAGATAAAAATCTTTTTATTAATGGAAAAAGTAAAGATGAGACGGAAATATATTATAATGATTTAATAAATAAATGGAAACATTAA